A DNA window from Natronogracilivirga saccharolytica contains the following coding sequences:
- a CDS encoding glycoside hydrolase family 10 protein: protein MKKNYKNPDSRISELKPHQFFLSLLMVITLLLSGAITSCSPEVIPAEEDIHPVDRADIPDTPRELRAVWIATVSNIDWPSEPGLSAYEQKAELRAMFDRVEMLNMNAVIFQVRPATDALYKSDFEPWSEYLSGKQGQSPEPEYDPLEFAVEEARRRGLELHAWINPFRSKHPSAESELAENHLIHTKPDIVREYGRHLWMDPGHPESHEWSMKVIRDIVSRYDIDAMHIDDYFYPYRERDEDGNEIDFPDSATYHAYVAEHGEIDRNDWRRRNVDTFIERMHKEIKEVNPEVRFGVSPIGLWRPDYQGDDIEGFDAYESIYADSRKWFANGWLDYFTPQLYWPTEQEGQKYRVLVDWWHEQNEKDRHFWPGNFTNRIGYGEETWPVTEITDQIRITRDFPGTTGNVHFSMRVLMQNPENLVDSLMTLYEEPALVPATDWIDDEQPSSPRAELFRVHSKPKLDIRPAENEEAWLYVVKTRYGDEWKFDIIPAWKQQIALAPRKDGAGLSGVAVTAVNRLGVESDPVIISN from the coding sequence ATGAAAAAAAATTACAAGAATCCTGACAGCAGAATTAGTGAGTTAAAACCTCATCAATTTTTTTTATCACTCCTGATGGTTATTACGCTTCTTTTGTCAGGTGCAATCACATCCTGTTCACCGGAAGTTATTCCGGCTGAGGAAGATATTCATCCGGTGGACCGGGCCGATATTCCGGATACACCCCGCGAGCTCAGAGCCGTGTGGATTGCAACCGTGTCGAATATTGACTGGCCCTCAGAACCCGGTCTTTCGGCCTATGAGCAGAAAGCCGAACTCCGTGCCATGTTCGACCGCGTGGAAATGCTGAATATGAACGCCGTCATTTTCCAGGTTCGTCCCGCCACCGATGCACTGTACAAGTCGGACTTTGAGCCATGGTCGGAATATTTGTCAGGTAAACAGGGGCAATCTCCAGAGCCGGAATATGATCCGCTTGAGTTCGCAGTGGAGGAGGCCCGGCGGCGGGGACTTGAACTTCATGCCTGGATCAACCCGTTCCGGTCAAAACACCCGTCAGCCGAGTCCGAACTGGCAGAAAATCACCTGATCCACACTAAACCGGATATTGTCAGGGAATATGGCAGGCATTTGTGGATGGATCCCGGTCATCCGGAGTCACATGAGTGGTCCATGAAAGTTATCCGGGATATCGTCAGCAGGTATGATATCGACGCGATGCACATCGATGATTACTTTTATCCCTACCGGGAGCGCGATGAAGATGGCAATGAGATCGACTTCCCCGACAGCGCAACATATCACGCCTATGTGGCGGAGCACGGTGAAATTGACCGGAATGACTGGCGGCGCAGGAATGTCGATACTTTCATCGAACGCATGCACAAGGAAATCAAGGAAGTGAATCCCGAGGTGCGTTTTGGTGTCAGTCCGATCGGCCTGTGGCGACCGGATTACCAGGGCGATGACATCGAGGGCTTCGACGCCTATGAGTCGATTTACGCCGACTCCCGGAAATGGTTTGCCAATGGGTGGCTGGATTATTTCACACCGCAGCTGTACTGGCCGACTGAGCAGGAGGGCCAGAAATACCGTGTGCTGGTGGACTGGTGGCATGAACAAAATGAGAAAGACCGCCATTTCTGGCCGGGCAATTTTACCAACCGGATCGGTTACGGAGAAGAAACATGGCCGGTAACGGAAATCACAGATCAGATCCGGATAACCAGGGATTTCCCCGGTACAACCGGCAATGTCCATTTCAGCATGCGGGTTCTGATGCAAAACCCGGAGAACCTGGTTGATTCATTGATGACGCTATATGAAGAGCCGGCGCTGGTACCTGCGACGGATTGGATTGATGATGAGCAGCCTTCCAGTCCGAGAGCGGAACTGTTCCGTGTGCACTCAAAACCCAAACTGGATATCCGTCCGGCAGAAAACGAAGAGGCCTGGCTTTATGTAGTCAAAACCCGGTACGGAGATGAGTGGAAGTTCGATATTATTCCCGCCTGGAAACAGCAGATAGCTCTGGCACCCCGGAAAGACGGCGCCGGCCTGAGCGGTGTTGCAGTGACCGCTGTCAACAGGCTGGGCGTGGAAAGCGATCCTGTGATAATTTCAAATTAA
- a CDS encoding SusC/RagA family TonB-linked outer membrane protein — MMNVTRKLLLIILVAGLIPVAAKAQDGEISGTITDETTGEGLMGAEILVIEEGWGTTTNLDGEYVLDGIPEGTYTLEVNFLGYASETRVVELGPDETLTADFALAEEWLGMDEVVITGTAGETRRRSLGHTVSRVDAAGIAERTSSSTITELIQGQTPGLTMIPGSGTVGASANIRIRGASSLSANNQPVWYVDGVRFSSGGQGSFGVYGQNTSALDALNPDDIESIEVISGPSAATIYGADAASGVINVTTKQGSMGEPTFRWNASVERGALSWPTSWRPTNYMEVTQDRLDDPDTWPGLQGMQVGDFYESIPMDDDTDALRTGALQRYSLSVRGGGENYAFYVSGARDEEEGVFMGNFQNRTSLRGNFDFYPLDQLNFSVNAAYSNNEVGLVPNDDIFYGIIISSWLAEPGRDYDAPGDKGYFTIAPRYYNQYENVTEANRYVLGTTINYRPTDWFRNRLRIGIDSNVRTANEFYPPMDPEVAPFGGAVVEGFRAQARPQTTTYTFDYGGSMDHDLTDEITSQFSFGAQYDVTIYENISTTGENYGSEHITLVGSGAETSGSEGYSESRTLGLYLEEQIGYRDRIFLTGGLRMDNSSVFGDEIESVFYPKGSLSYVISEEDFFDVDQVDELRFRIAYGQAGNIPGPFDAMRTWTVTTTTQETGRSVPALQYSSFGNPDLEPERSTELETGFDLSMFRDRVNLEFTYYNINTRDALISTDVPGSSGWHGSRLVNIGEIENRGVELQLSLIPVQTPDFFWSNTFSFSTNSNELVTLAEDREREIFGIYAPVQRFEEGKPLGAFWGQPAEVDEDGVASLTGEDVYKGPSVPTRELRYAADVTLFGNITLYALLDYQGGHYQFNVKDWRRDRAGISWKVNDPEADPDEVAKRMLWNQTALHIEEADFIKLRQLSVGYTLPTQWIERFGVDNAQFRLTARNVATLWTRYRGPDPEVNFHGDADFSRVDSWTAPNFRRITGSLNVSF, encoded by the coding sequence ATGATGAATGTTACCAGGAAGTTATTATTGATAATACTGGTTGCCGGACTGATTCCTGTTGCGGCTAAAGCGCAGGATGGGGAGATTTCCGGAACCATTACGGATGAAACAACAGGTGAAGGACTGATGGGTGCCGAAATCCTGGTTATTGAAGAAGGATGGGGCACGACGACGAACCTGGACGGGGAATATGTTCTTGACGGCATTCCCGAAGGTACATACACCCTGGAGGTGAATTTTCTGGGCTATGCAAGTGAAACACGTGTTGTGGAGCTTGGTCCGGATGAAACGCTAACCGCCGATTTTGCCCTTGCAGAAGAGTGGCTCGGCATGGACGAGGTGGTCATTACAGGTACCGCCGGTGAAACAAGAAGGCGTTCACTTGGTCACACCGTCAGCAGAGTTGATGCCGCCGGTATTGCAGAACGAACAAGCTCGTCGACCATAACCGAACTGATTCAGGGGCAGACTCCCGGACTGACCATGATTCCCGGATCCGGTACAGTCGGAGCCTCGGCCAATATTCGGATTCGCGGAGCGTCATCACTTTCAGCTAACAACCAGCCTGTCTGGTATGTGGATGGTGTTCGTTTCAGCAGCGGAGGCCAGGGCAGCTTTGGCGTTTACGGGCAGAATACATCGGCACTGGATGCTCTGAATCCCGATGATATTGAATCCATTGAAGTGATCAGCGGTCCGTCAGCGGCTACGATTTACGGAGCAGACGCCGCAAGCGGTGTTATAAATGTGACGACAAAGCAGGGAAGCATGGGCGAACCCACATTCCGCTGGAACGCCTCAGTGGAACGTGGTGCACTAAGCTGGCCGACCAGCTGGAGGCCAACCAACTATATGGAAGTAACACAAGACCGCCTGGACGATCCGGATACATGGCCGGGACTTCAGGGCATGCAGGTTGGCGACTTCTATGAAAGCATTCCGATGGATGATGATACCGATGCCCTTCGCACAGGAGCACTTCAGCGATACAGCCTCTCCGTAAGAGGTGGCGGAGAAAACTATGCGTTCTATGTTTCAGGTGCCCGGGATGAGGAAGAGGGCGTATTTATGGGCAACTTCCAGAACCGCACCTCCCTTCGCGGAAACTTTGATTTTTACCCGCTGGATCAGCTGAACTTTTCCGTCAATGCAGCCTACTCAAACAATGAGGTGGGACTGGTGCCGAATGATGACATATTTTACGGCATTATCATCAGTTCCTGGCTGGCTGAGCCTGGACGGGATTATGATGCACCGGGTGACAAAGGGTATTTCACAATCGCCCCGAGGTATTACAATCAGTACGAAAACGTGACCGAAGCCAACAGGTACGTATTGGGAACGACCATCAATTACAGGCCAACCGACTGGTTCCGTAACCGTCTGCGTATCGGTATCGACAGCAACGTAAGAACAGCAAACGAGTTCTATCCGCCTATGGATCCGGAGGTTGCTCCGTTCGGCGGTGCAGTTGTTGAAGGCTTCAGGGCACAGGCACGCCCCCAGACAACCACCTACACCTTTGATTACGGCGGGTCCATGGACCATGATCTCACAGATGAGATAACGTCACAGTTTTCTTTTGGTGCACAATACGATGTGACGATCTATGAAAACATTTCCACCACAGGTGAAAACTATGGATCCGAGCATATCACACTGGTAGGATCAGGAGCAGAGACATCCGGATCGGAAGGTTACTCGGAATCCAGAACACTCGGACTGTACCTGGAAGAACAGATTGGCTACCGCGACCGGATTTTTCTGACCGGTGGACTGCGGATGGACAACAGCTCGGTATTCGGTGATGAAATCGAGTCGGTTTTCTATCCCAAAGGGTCTCTCTCATACGTGATTTCCGAGGAAGACTTTTTTGATGTGGATCAAGTTGATGAACTGAGGTTCCGTATTGCTTACGGTCAGGCAGGAAATATTCCCGGACCGTTTGATGCCATGAGGACATGGACGGTTACAACAACTACCCAGGAAACCGGGCGCAGCGTCCCGGCACTTCAGTACAGCTCATTCGGTAACCCGGATCTTGAGCCGGAGCGTTCAACCGAGCTTGAAACCGGATTTGACCTGTCCATGTTCCGGGATCGTGTCAACCTGGAGTTCACTTATTACAACATCAATACCAGAGATGCTCTCATCAGTACAGATGTTCCGGGCTCGTCAGGATGGCACGGCAGCCGACTGGTCAATATAGGTGAAATCGAAAACAGGGGAGTTGAGCTGCAGCTTTCTTTAATACCGGTTCAGACACCTGATTTCTTCTGGAGCAACACGTTCTCGTTTTCCACAAACAGCAATGAGCTTGTTACCCTGGCCGAAGACCGTGAGCGTGAAATATTCGGCATCTATGCTCCGGTTCAGCGGTTCGAAGAAGGCAAACCGCTTGGCGCCTTCTGGGGTCAGCCTGCCGAGGTGGATGAAGATGGCGTAGCGTCACTTACCGGTGAGGATGTGTACAAAGGACCATCCGTGCCGACAAGAGAGCTCCGGTATGCCGCAGATGTCACTCTCTTTGGCAACATCACACTTTATGCTCTGCTGGACTACCAGGGCGGTCACTATCAGTTCAATGTTAAAGACTGGCGCCGAGACCGTGCAGGTATCAGCTGGAAAGTCAACGATCCGGAAGCCGATCCGGATGAAGTAGCCAAGCGAATGCTCTGGAATCAGACCGCATTGCATATAGAAGAAGCTGACTTCATCAAGCTTCGGCAGCTGTCAGTCGGATACACCCTCCCAACGCAGTGGATTGAGAGATTTGGTGTAGACAATGCCCAGTTCAGACTTACGGCCAGAAATGTGGCTACACTGTGGACCAGATATCGCGGTCCTGACCCGGAGGTCAACTTCCATGGCGATGCGGATTTCTCAAGAGTTGACTCCTGGACTGCTCCCAATTTCCGCAGAATCACGGGTTCCCTGAACGTGAGTTTTTAG
- a CDS encoding ATP-grasp domain-containing protein, whose product MSKKQVFIIGLDDFNLKKLQALPEAKECEFHTALDISEIRDVEEYDMEKLINLCFDRIDKHGQIDAVASYYDFPGTVLVPVIAEKYNLPGPSLESVLKCEHKFWSRVEQNKVISEHIPYFKAFDPFDDEAYEKLDMIPPFWIKPTKSFRSFLAFRISSESHFYENTKTIQENIHFMLEPFHDLMKMYNMPEEVADMDESCIAESMISGHQCTLEGYAFNGNVVSYGVVDSLREENRSSFSRYEYPSVLPQEIQFRMADVTRRAIQQIGLDNAPFNVEFFYNQTADEVYLLEINPRISQAHTDIFEKVHGISHHSIMLNLALGRKPKTLYYNGEFSKAAHFMLRTFEGGVIKKVPTKREINILKKFIPGLEVKIPVKSGTHTSEMQGQDSYSFELANVFIGGRDQAELVEKYNKVCDGLTFEIEYDESVHVH is encoded by the coding sequence ATGAGCAAAAAGCAAGTATTCATCATAGGACTGGACGATTTCAACCTGAAAAAGCTGCAGGCGCTCCCTGAAGCCAAAGAGTGTGAATTCCATACAGCACTTGACATTTCTGAAATCCGGGATGTCGAGGAGTACGACATGGAGAAACTGATCAACCTCTGTTTTGATCGTATCGACAAGCACGGACAAATTGATGCGGTTGCATCCTACTACGACTTCCCGGGCACCGTACTGGTTCCTGTAATCGCGGAAAAGTATAACCTGCCGGGTCCCAGCCTTGAAAGCGTGCTCAAATGCGAGCACAAGTTCTGGAGCCGCGTTGAGCAAAACAAGGTGATCTCGGAACACATCCCTTACTTCAAGGCGTTTGACCCGTTTGATGATGAGGCATACGAAAAGCTGGATATGATCCCCCCGTTCTGGATCAAGCCGACCAAGTCGTTCCGCTCGTTCCTGGCATTCCGCATCAGCAGCGAAAGCCATTTTTACGAAAATACCAAAACCATTCAGGAGAATATCCACTTCATGCTGGAGCCGTTCCACGACCTGATGAAGATGTACAACATGCCGGAGGAAGTTGCCGACATGGATGAAAGCTGTATTGCCGAATCGATGATCTCCGGCCATCAGTGCACGCTGGAAGGGTATGCTTTCAACGGTAATGTGGTATCCTACGGTGTGGTCGATTCCCTTCGGGAAGAAAACCGGTCCTCTTTCTCACGCTATGAATACCCATCCGTTCTGCCGCAGGAGATACAGTTCCGCATGGCGGATGTGACCCGCCGCGCCATACAGCAGATTGGTCTGGACAACGCGCCGTTCAATGTGGAGTTCTTCTACAACCAGACCGCCGACGAAGTGTATCTGCTTGAGATCAACCCCCGCATTTCCCAGGCGCACACCGATATTTTCGAAAAGGTACACGGTATTTCGCATCACTCGATCATGCTCAACCTTGCCCTCGGACGTAAACCGAAAACGCTGTATTACAACGGCGAATTCAGCAAAGCGGCCCACTTCATGCTCCGTACATTTGAAGGCGGAGTGATCAAGAAGGTGCCCACCAAGCGGGAGATCAATATCCTCAAGAAGTTCATTCCCGGCCTTGAGGTCAAGATCCCGGTCAAAAGCGGCACACACACTTCGGAAATGCAGGGGCAGGACAGCTACAGCTTCGAGCTTGCCAATGTGTTCATCGGCGGCCGCGACCAGGCCGAGCTGGTGGAGAAGTACAATAAAGTCTGTGACGGACTCACATTTGAAATCGAATATGATGAGTCCGTGCACGTTCACTGA
- a CDS encoding RagB/SusD family nutrient uptake outer membrane protein produces MKFFKSKTKQIPLLALMLLFITAGGCDGILDVDDPGSIEEDQLRSPENEELIVNGVRGQFQYTFSYSSLWAQMLTDELKMEHTFADYRPIASREVDETNVITENLFNFWTKSVRHAQDAVEYLEEFHGEEAWELHNMQKVLTYGGHSLIHYAEVFCEGTLDVSEAYTTDELFGMAVDMFDDALDVADRLDASDEVMEFRHLANLGMARAKLNLGEMDQAAQYAAEVPEDFESWLRYSDENAREYNQLYGGATESRFISPGSDFLGEDDIRVPHSDERVGNLVTGTDIYQVFSPMNYENWEEPIQQSTDVRFANGLEARYIRAEAEGPSEYTLDLVNERRDFAGQDEVDYSGDELMAELRYQKARDFFMTGTRLGDIRRYKNLYDVDYFPTGEVPLYGGNYGNVTCFPIPQSEINANPNL; encoded by the coding sequence ATGAAATTTTTTAAATCAAAAACAAAACAAATCCCCTTGCTGGCCCTGATGCTGCTGTTTATCACAGCAGGAGGATGCGATGGCATTCTGGATGTCGATGATCCGGGATCTATTGAGGAAGACCAGCTTCGCTCACCGGAAAATGAAGAACTTATAGTTAACGGTGTAAGAGGCCAGTTTCAGTACACCTTTTCTTACTCATCCCTCTGGGCGCAAATGCTTACGGATGAATTGAAAATGGAGCACACGTTTGCCGATTATCGGCCTATCGCATCACGGGAGGTCGATGAAACCAACGTGATCACCGAAAACCTGTTCAATTTCTGGACAAAAAGTGTGAGGCATGCCCAGGACGCCGTTGAGTATCTTGAAGAGTTTCACGGCGAAGAAGCATGGGAGCTTCACAACATGCAAAAGGTACTGACTTACGGTGGACACTCCCTGATTCATTATGCGGAGGTTTTTTGTGAGGGTACTCTGGATGTAAGTGAAGCCTATACTACTGACGAGCTTTTCGGCATGGCTGTTGATATGTTCGATGATGCCCTGGATGTCGCCGACAGGCTGGATGCCAGCGATGAGGTAATGGAGTTCAGGCACCTGGCCAACCTGGGCATGGCGCGGGCTAAGTTGAATCTTGGTGAGATGGATCAGGCCGCTCAGTATGCTGCTGAAGTACCTGAAGACTTCGAAAGCTGGCTGCGTTACTCAGATGAGAATGCCAGAGAGTACAATCAGTTATATGGCGGTGCTACTGAGTCACGGTTTATCAGCCCCGGAAGTGACTTTCTGGGCGAGGATGACATCCGTGTTCCGCACTCCGATGAACGCGTAGGGAATCTGGTTACCGGAACGGATATCTATCAGGTATTCAGCCCGATGAATTACGAAAACTGGGAAGAACCGATCCAGCAATCCACTGATGTTCGTTTTGCAAACGGCCTTGAAGCGCGCTACATCAGAGCAGAAGCAGAGGGGCCGTCAGAATATACGCTCGATCTGGTTAATGAACGCCGCGACTTCGCCGGACAGGATGAGGTGGATTATTCCGGCGATGAACTCATGGCAGAGCTTCGCTATCAGAAAGCACGGGACTTTTTCATGACAGGAACGCGTCTTGGAGATATCAGGAGATACAAGAATCTCTATGATGTGGATTATTTCCCGACCGGAGAGGTGCCGTTGTATGGCGGCAATTATGGAAACGTTACCTGTTTCCCCATTCCGCAAAGCGAAATCAATGCCAACCCCAATCTTTGA